A window of Anas acuta chromosome 5, bAnaAcu1.1, whole genome shotgun sequence genomic DNA:
CCGGTGTCGGCCGAGGGCCCCGGGGGCTCGGAGCAGCGCCTGGAGGTGCGCGGCGGGCGGCTGCCGGCGGCGCTGTGGGCGCAGCGCGGGCTGGTCAAGCTGTACCTGAgcggcgcggggctgcgggagctgccGGCCGAGCTGGCGGCGCTGCGGCACCTCCGCACGCTGGCCCTGGACGGCAacgagctgctggaggtgcccgAGGCGCTGTGCCGCCTGCCGCGCCTGGCCTACCTCTACCTGGGCCGCAacgggctgcaggggctgccgcCCGCCTTCGCCCGCCTGCAGAGCCTGCGCTGCCTCTGGCTGGAGGGCAACTTCGTGGCCCGCTTCCCCCGCGCCCTGCTGGGCCTGCCCGGCCTGCGCAGCCTGCAGCTGGGCGACAACCGCCTGGCGCGCCTGCCCCGCGCCCTGCCCCGCATGGCCGGCCTGCGCGGGCTCTGGCTCTACGGCAACCGCTTCGAGGAGTtccccccggccctgctgcgCATGGGCCAGCTCCGCGTCCTCGACCTGGACCGCAACCGCATCGCCCGCTTCCCCGACCTGGCCGGCCTGGCCGGGCTGCGCCTGCTCTCCTACGACCACAACCCCGTGCGGAGGCCGCCCCGCGTGGCCGACGCCGTGCGGCTGGTGGGCGACGGGGCGCAGGAGTACATGGAGGCGCGGGAGGAGCGCCTGCAGGGCCTCCGGAGCCAGGgtgagaaggaggaggaggaggaggaaggcgccGAGGCCTCCCCGGCGGCCCCCGGGGATGGCTCCCCGCTGCTGGGGGACGCGGAGGGCAGTGGTGCGGCCCTGCCGGGCTCCCCCAGGGAGACGTGAGGTGCTGTGCCGCAGCTGGACACCCCCAGGATGTGCCACCGGGCTGCCGAGGACCAGCATCTCCCACCTAGGGCGTGCAGAATGGGAAgcctgcagcctctgcacaAGGGAAAGCAGTCCCCAATTTGCTGGGACCGCAAAGAGCCGCCACCTGGACCCGCAGGGCTCATGGCTTGCATCCACAAGTCCAGCTTAGAGCGCCCTGCATAAGCACAGGGTGCAAGCATCGGACAGGGGAagcctccctctgcctgctgggcGGCCCTGCAGATCCTGCTTGCCCATGGGACAGGCGTCCCTGAGAAGCCGGTGTCCCAGGAGCACGGCTCTGGGGACGTTCCTACACCGAGCTGCAGGTGCCTCACTGCCTCCACGGGTGCCTTTTGCTCCTGCTTCCACGGGGCAAGACGGAAAGAAGCAACGCTGTTTGCATCTTTGCCTGCAGACCCCGTTGCCCTGAAGAATGAGAAATGCACAAACCTCTTCTGCACACAGAACCAGGCTCTGGAGACAGGGCTGCAGGCTCACCgtccctcttcccctcctcgaGCCCCATTTGTCCCAAACCCTGGCAATAAAAAGCACAAACCCAGCAAATCTGGTGTGGAAAGGCTTTGGGTTTGGttctcggggggggggggctgcagcaggaaagGGGGAGGTGTTTGGGAAGGGGGTTGAACTCAGCCTGTCAGTGCTGCGCAGCAGGGCCAgcttattcttatttttaggGCTGGATGCGGTCCCGTTCCCTCTGCCCACCCCCGAGCCCTCCTGGCACACCCCGTGCCACCTCTGAGGTCTCGGCTCACCGGAGGGCACAGACCGCGCATCCGCTTTTAATTGCGAGGGCTTGGGCTGGGCGGCCGGCAGCCAAACCTGCGTGCCCACCACATCCTCTGCCTTCTTTGGGGTTTTTCATCCTCTTTGCAGCAGGAGCCGTGGCTGCGTTCAAGGCCATTAAGAAGCCGCTTTCCCTTGAGCATGGCTGTGCCACCGCCGCAGGGTGCAGGCACCCGGGGGTGCCGCCAGCCTCTCCCCGCAGCAGGGACGAGATCCACGCGCAGGGAAGCATGAAAGGTGATGCTTGCAAACGGGATCCCTGCCTCTCCAGTGCCTCTTCCCACCCTGCATCCCGATTTCTGGCTCGGGTGTGGGATTTGTGCCTgtcccaggctggggctggtgtCTGGGACCCGCACGTTTCTGCTCGGCGCGAGCCTCGGGGGCTGCTGGCATTTTGGGGAGGCGTGCGCGCGGCGCATCATCCATCCGTCGGCCTCTATATATAGCCCTGCCTCCTCGCAGCTCCCCGCGCACACGGCCGCGTGGCCTCGCCGCAGCTGGGAGCGTGCTGCTATTTCCATCTGCTCCCGCTGACTGCGGGCACCGAGGTGCAGGCGCCGGGCTCCGCGTGACGGGAGCACCGGCACCGAGCGCGTCACCAGCCCTCCTCCTTCCAAAACCCCGGTGACGAGGAGAACCAGGCTCtggtgtgtgtgtccccccctcAAAGCACCCCGGCCTCATCCAGCGCCATGCTGCCCCGGGCACATcaccccctgccagccccgcgTCTGgagtttcctttatttattcaAGAGCAGCTCAATTATTTATCACAGCAACCCAAGCCTTTGTGGTGCCGCTGGCGCCCCGGGCTCGCAGGCAGCCCGTGTACCCCCCGCTTTGGGGACAGGCGCCCTGGTGGGATGGCCCCGCGCACGGCGGCGTTGGACACAGTGGGTACAAagccccccggggacccccagcccgccccccccccagcccagagACGAGGCACGCTGGCAGTTCTGACTGTCCTTTATTACTGAGAGCAGGGGCTGCCTCCAGAAAACGAGGGGCCCCGCTCCCCAAAAATAGGATTCTGCAAAGAGGCGCCCCTGCCTCcgccggggccgtgccccccGTCTGCCCCCACCTCCTGGGATCACCCAGTGCGCCCCATCCACAGCACACCCGCTCACGGCCGCTCTGggctttatcttttttttttttcttttttcattttttttctttttttttttcattttttttctctattttacaCACCAGTTGGATGTTACCGTCACATGAAGAAGAGAGATACCTGAACAAGATAACGGCTAAGAGCTCTAGAGTTAAAAATGAACACACGGCCCCGGGGAGCCCACCCTTCCCCGAGGAGcaggggggggcaggggggggacGGGCACCCCTGCCCTCACACCCCGCTTTTGGGGGACCCCGGCACAGCCCGACGCAGTGCCTGGCACTGGGGGCCCTGCCACCCCTTGGCTTTGTGCGcgagcccagctgcagccccttccccaggtGCGTCCATCTCCTCTGT
This region includes:
- the LRRC10B gene encoding leucine-rich repeat-containing protein 10B; translated protein: MGSGGSARPVSAEGPGGSEQRLEVRGGRLPAALWAQRGLVKLYLSGAGLRELPAELAALRHLRTLALDGNELLEVPEALCRLPRLAYLYLGRNGLQGLPPAFARLQSLRCLWLEGNFVARFPRALLGLPGLRSLQLGDNRLARLPRALPRMAGLRGLWLYGNRFEEFPPALLRMGQLRVLDLDRNRIARFPDLAGLAGLRLLSYDHNPVRRPPRVADAVRLVGDGAQEYMEAREERLQGLRSQGEKEEEEEEGAEASPAAPGDGSPLLGDAEGSGAALPGSPRET